In the genome of Flavobacterium panacagri, one region contains:
- a CDS encoding TetR/AcrR family transcriptional regulator, which produces MSTIDRKAKEKEALKALILKGAKKLFVEKGIEHTTIRNIAEEINYSVGTVYVYFKDKNDILHDLHTIGFQELDSYFMELYTIEDPKERLKKMGFAYIKFAIENSEMYDLMFNLKAPIEFLKDSENEDWDEGCTAFGLVKKTIEECINKGYFKGHNVEPLAFMVWSLVHGMCCLEIHQRIKNVNFTNPDTILYDGYNEYLKMIEKL; this is translated from the coding sequence ATGAGTACAATTGATAGAAAAGCAAAAGAAAAAGAAGCTTTAAAAGCCCTGATATTAAAAGGTGCTAAAAAGCTTTTTGTTGAAAAAGGAATTGAACATACCACCATAAGAAACATTGCTGAAGAAATTAACTACAGTGTAGGCACTGTTTATGTTTATTTTAAAGATAAAAATGATATTCTCCATGATCTTCATACAATAGGTTTTCAGGAATTAGATAGTTATTTTATGGAGTTATATACTATAGAAGATCCGAAGGAAAGATTAAAGAAAATGGGATTTGCCTATATCAAATTTGCCATCGAAAATTCTGAAATGTACGATTTGATGTTTAATCTAAAAGCTCCAATAGAATTCCTGAAAGACTCCGAGAATGAAGATTGGGATGAAGGATGCACAGCATTTGGATTAGTTAAAAAAACTATTGAAGAATGTATTAACAAAGGTTATTTTAAAGGCCATAATGTAGAGCCGCTGGCATTTATGGTTTGGAGTTTGGTACATGGCATGTGCTGTCTGGAAATTCACCAGAGAATTAAAAATGTAAATTTTACGAATCCCGATACCATTTTGTATGACGGATACAATGAATATCTAAAAATGATAGAAAAGCTTTAA
- a CDS encoding SDR family oxidoreductase, whose translation MELKGKIILITGGSAGIGLEAAKQFITEGAKVIITGRDQKKLDLAKKMYPSITTIKSDASSQEAAVALYNQINEMGGIDILYNNAGIMNGQDNLGFSNSKHFEKAAMEINTNYLGVILLNDLFLDMLKSRKEAAIINTSSILSYTPSNLVPTYSASKAAVRFYTEALRDHLQIIGSRIKIFELLPPLVKTNMSEGMEGKSITPDVLIDALIKGLKNNTYTIRVGDTKAIYLLNRFLPKLAYKLLNHKGITARLQS comes from the coding sequence ATGGAATTAAAAGGTAAGATAATTTTGATTACAGGTGGATCTGCCGGAATCGGATTAGAGGCTGCAAAACAGTTCATTACAGAAGGTGCTAAAGTAATTATTACAGGAAGAGATCAGAAAAAATTGGATCTTGCCAAAAAAATGTATCCATCCATTACGACCATTAAAAGTGATGCGTCCAGCCAGGAAGCCGCGGTTGCTTTGTACAACCAAATTAATGAAATGGGTGGTATCGATATACTTTATAACAATGCCGGAATTATGAATGGTCAGGATAATTTAGGTTTCAGTAATTCAAAACATTTTGAAAAAGCTGCCATGGAAATTAATACTAACTACTTAGGAGTTATTCTCTTAAATGATCTTTTTCTGGATATGCTTAAAAGCAGAAAAGAAGCAGCTATTATCAATACATCATCGATATTGAGTTACACGCCGTCTAATCTTGTACCAACTTATTCAGCATCAAAAGCTGCGGTACGTTTTTATACAGAAGCATTACGAGATCATTTACAGATAATTGGAAGCAGAATAAAAATATTTGAATTATTGCCGCCGTTGGTAAAAACAAATATGTCTGAGGGAATGGAAGGTAAATCGATAACACCAGATGTGCTAATTGATGCTTTAATAAAAGGATTAAAAAACAATACGTACACTATTCGTGTTGGCGATACAAAAGCGATTTATCTGTTAAATAGATTTTTACCAAAGTTAGCTTACAAGTTATTGAATCATAAAGGTATTACGGCCAGATTGCAATCTTAA
- a CDS encoding winged helix-turn-helix transcriptional regulator, which yields MKTQKKRSDCPVSFSLEAFGDKWSLLIVRDLMLKKKCTYGELAKSDEKIATNILAARLLSLEENGIIQKMEHPDSKAKVLYQLTQKGMDLIPIIVEINLWAEKYTNIPEERKELLAQMNADKEGFIKNALKELELNL from the coding sequence ATGAAAACTCAAAAAAAGAGATCAGACTGCCCGGTAAGTTTTTCACTTGAAGCCTTTGGTGACAAGTGGTCGCTGTTGATTGTTAGAGATTTAATGCTTAAAAAAAAATGTACCTATGGCGAATTGGCAAAATCCGATGAGAAGATCGCAACTAACATTTTAGCCGCTCGACTGCTCTCGTTAGAAGAAAACGGAATTATTCAGAAAATGGAGCATCCCGACAGTAAAGCCAAAGTATTGTATCAATTGACACAGAAAGGAATGGATTTAATTCCAATAATTGTTGAAATTAATCTTTGGGCAGAAAAGTATACCAACATTCCTGAAGAAAGAAAGGAATTGCTGGCACAAATGAATGCTGATAAGGAAGGATTTATTAAAAATGCTTTAAAAGAACTTGAATTAAATCTATAG